In a single window of the Biomphalaria glabrata chromosome 13, xgBioGlab47.1, whole genome shotgun sequence genome:
- the LOC106077842 gene encoding techylectin-5A-like — protein MTLLQHFLLFVSLFVLSSSELIIDVQPNVLSAEITAQLVINCSITNNQVQHLDVIRSLTLSRYNETLKEFLDLITLEAKTFNLSQLVQLHHAQISFGNLYISLTLHNPTQFDAKVYRCKVEGDKTNAANSSIVAKKEVEYRTNMTALIEEIRRLKIVEQNDQCTLENKDLTASHQRTKLHFVGSSKVIKELIEPLTLTCSLQDLDRNSTVQFMYILHVPPVSCREIISTHNRVIVKLISGLKVMCETKTDGGGWIIFQRRINGSVDFYRGWKEYRDGFGDYNIGEFYLGNENIFSLTSTEQYDLRIDLEFNNTKYFAQYENFKVLSETEKYKLQIRNYSGNAGDSLSHHNNLFFTTFDTDNDLDSRDNCARSSSGAWWYTGCHYSNLNGRWGSTSHQGMNWFHLTRNSNSVSFTEMKIREREQNYFH, from the exons ATGACTCTGCTTCAACATTTTCttctatttgtttctttatttgtatTATCCTCTTCAG aACTTATCATTGATGTCCAACCAAACGTTCTATCAGCGGAGATAACTGCACAACTTGTGATCAACTGTTCTATAACCAACAACCAAGTTCAACATCTGGATGTTATCAGATCTCTAACTCTTTCTCGTTATAATGAAACTTTAAAAGAGTTTTTGGATCTTATAACTTTAGAAGCTAAAACTTTCAATCTCtcacagctagtccaactacaTCATGCACAAATCAGTTTTGGAAATCTGTATATTAGTTTAACTTTACACAATCCAACTCAGTTTGATGCCAAAGTTTACAGGTGTAAGGTTGAGGGAGATAAAACAAATGCAGCCAACTCATCTATAGTGGCTAAGAAAGAGGTAGAATATAGAACAAATATGACTGCTTTAATTGAAGAGATACGACGTTTAAAGATAGTCGAACAAAACGATCAATGTACCTTAGAGAACAAAGATCTAACAGCATCTCACCAAA GAACAAAACTCCATTTTGTGGGAAGCTCAAAAGTTATCAAAGAACTGATTGAGCCTCTAACCTTAACATGTTCACTTCAG GATCTGGATCGTAATTCAACAGTTCAATTTATGTACATTCTTCATG tACCACCAGTATCTTGTCGCGAAATCATCAGCACCCACAACCGCGTAATTGTAAAGTTAATATCCGGGTTAAAGGTCATGTGTGAGACCAAGACAGACGGCGGTGGATGGATCATCTTTCAGAGGAGAATCAACGGAAGTGTAGATTTCTATAGAGGCTGGAAGGAGTATCGTGACGGCTTTGGAGATTACAACATTGGTGAATTTTATCTgggaaatgaaaatatttttagcttAACTTCTACTGAACAATATGATTTAAGAATTGATTTAGAATTTaacaacacaaaatattttgcgCAATACGAAAACTTTAAAGTATTGAGTGAGACTGAGAAATATAAACTACAGATAAGAAACTATTCAGGAAATGCTGGAGATAGTTTATCACATCATAACAACTTGTTCTTTACGACTTTTGATACAGATAACGATTTAGACAGTCGCGATAACTGTGCAAGATCTAGTTCAGGTGCCTGGTGGTATACAGGTTGTCATTATTCTAATCTAAATGGTCGATGGGGAAGTACATCACATCAGGGAATGAACTGGTTTCATTTAACTAGAAACTCTAACAGTGTTTCTTTTACCGAGatgaaaataagagaaagagagcaaaACTATTTTCATTAA